In Stomatohabitans albus, one genomic interval encodes:
- a CDS encoding FUSC family protein: MISRFVSWLSDETRSMLENRGDLALRAAIATAAPVAVGALLGDVHLGLLTFIGTFCVQYGAGQAGRIRLLIQTWTVSCLLICTTMGILAGHNLLLSVIFQVITAVIAVYVVTVMRIGPPGGVFMVLAIGISNQLTVNGTNPVFLLVMTLIGGIFGAFLALVDIFWGSHKAEEQALRRAENAVRRFERYPRYRGGTAVQANAAESLYDAWTIITDALPVEATPNEDAEADKLRDIHIRYLARSAEMAAMELPEEISHKVSPSYTARQADVQSRRLRDLSLGRPTPGRLIAASLDWPSEPLLISIRVGIGTTLAAILSLGFGFSRAYWAIAFTVVLLNSGGTRAEQANKALQRIVGTVIGIGLFWGISHLPLSPVWLVGWLFVTRYVGTLFIRRAYHVAMTFITAMALLDVSASTQDLSARAIQGLILERSADDVIAAFASMGVILVAFRGHEILFIRGYARRTLYALMAVLDDLALERTNTITAFQHRRVLYTELIANEEVARRTSRDDPNGAGRYRGMSLELRALGYLVLGACWHPELITHTNRYKEAGRYLGYITEQPFQYPRSPEEITLNILDAHLAVITDEEQFTPFEAMQIALDENLPVEMRDNSERSDHESDTH; the protein is encoded by the coding sequence ATGATTAGCCGGTTTGTGTCGTGGCTCAGTGATGAAACCCGTTCAATGTTGGAGAACCGAGGTGACCTTGCACTTCGTGCCGCCATCGCAACGGCCGCCCCGGTTGCTGTTGGTGCCCTCCTGGGTGATGTTCATCTCGGGCTCCTGACGTTTATCGGTACCTTCTGTGTCCAATATGGGGCTGGCCAGGCTGGTCGGATACGGCTCCTCATTCAAACGTGGACAGTGAGCTGCCTCCTGATATGCACCACGATGGGCATTCTGGCAGGGCATAACCTCCTCCTCAGTGTGATTTTCCAAGTCATCACTGCCGTCATCGCGGTCTATGTTGTGACCGTCATGCGCATTGGTCCTCCTGGTGGCGTATTCATGGTCTTAGCTATTGGTATCTCCAACCAGCTAACGGTGAATGGTACGAACCCTGTGTTCCTACTCGTGATGACCCTCATCGGTGGCATCTTTGGGGCCTTCTTGGCCTTAGTCGATATCTTCTGGGGAAGTCATAAGGCCGAAGAACAAGCCCTACGCCGCGCGGAAAACGCGGTTCGGCGATTTGAACGGTATCCGCGGTATCGCGGTGGCACGGCTGTACAAGCCAATGCTGCTGAAAGCCTTTATGACGCCTGGACAATCATTACCGATGCACTGCCGGTTGAAGCCACACCAAACGAAGACGCTGAAGCAGACAAGCTCCGTGACATTCACATTAGGTATCTTGCGCGATCTGCTGAAATGGCGGCCATGGAACTGCCCGAGGAGATTAGTCATAAGGTCAGCCCGAGCTACACCGCCAGACAGGCCGATGTACAAAGTCGGCGCCTCCGAGATTTAAGCCTTGGACGCCCGACCCCGGGCCGGCTCATCGCCGCCTCCTTGGATTGGCCGAGTGAGCCACTCCTTATTTCTATCCGTGTAGGGATCGGCACCACATTGGCCGCCATATTGAGTTTGGGGTTTGGGTTTAGTCGTGCCTATTGGGCTATCGCCTTCACCGTTGTGTTGTTAAATAGCGGTGGCACCCGAGCAGAGCAAGCCAACAAAGCACTTCAACGCATAGTCGGAACCGTCATTGGAATCGGCCTGTTTTGGGGGATCTCCCACCTCCCGCTCTCTCCTGTATGGCTTGTGGGCTGGTTATTTGTCACCCGATACGTAGGTACCCTCTTTATCCGTCGCGCGTATCACGTCGCCATGACGTTTATCACCGCTATGGCCTTGCTTGATGTTAGTGCATCAACCCAAGATCTCAGCGCACGCGCTATTCAAGGATTAATTCTTGAACGAAGCGCCGATGATGTGATCGCAGCATTTGCCAGCATGGGTGTCATTCTTGTCGCATTTCGCGGGCATGAGATTCTCTTCATCCGTGGCTATGCCCGTCGTACGCTCTACGCATTGATGGCGGTCTTGGATGATCTGGCACTTGAACGCACAAACACCATCACCGCTTTTCAACACAGGCGCGTGCTCTATACCGAATTGATCGCCAATGAAGAAGTAGCGCGACGGACCAGTCGGGATGACCCGAATGGGGCCGGTCGATACCGCGGAATGAGTTTGGAACTGCGTGCCTTGGGCTATCTCGTACTCGGAGCCTGTTGGCATCCTGAGCTCATTACCCATACCAATCGGTATAAAGAAGCGGGACGGTATCTGGGATATATCACCGAACAGCCGTTCCAGTATCCGCGGAGTCCAGAAGAAATAACGTTAAATATCCTTGATGCTCATCTTGCAGTAATTACTGATGAGGAACAATTCACCCCGTTTGAGGCGATGCAAATTGCCCTTGACGAAAATCTACCCGTAGAAATGCGCGATAACTCGGAGCGTTCTGACCATGAATCCGATACTCACTAA